A genomic segment from Luteibacter aegosomatis encodes:
- a CDS encoding 2OG-Fe(II) oxygenase family protein: MLLDPARLDRPDTDIRHEPFSFMIAHGQLPDEARADLDRDFPQYSSAGFFPYDAGDCGPSVNELVEQMTSRAFSSAIGRHLGIPGLENYPTLVTLCRLLNRRHGTIHTDSKSKIATALIYLNPMWPDTSDGCLRFLNAIDNIDDTVIPELKPLYGEFAVFKRADNSFHGHLPYEGERRVIQVAWLTSEEEKNRKTKRGKFSRAFKKIFGKLDRKVGADRDRNASHRD, translated from the coding sequence ATGCTGCTCGACCCCGCCCGCCTGGATCGTCCCGACACCGACATCCGGCACGAGCCGTTCTCGTTCATGATCGCCCACGGCCAACTGCCCGACGAAGCCCGGGCCGACCTGGACCGCGACTTCCCCCAGTATTCCAGCGCAGGGTTCTTCCCTTACGACGCCGGCGACTGCGGCCCCTCGGTGAACGAACTGGTCGAACAGATGACCTCCCGGGCGTTCTCCTCGGCCATCGGCCGCCACCTGGGCATTCCCGGACTGGAAAACTACCCCACCCTGGTCACCCTCTGCCGCCTGCTCAATCGCCGCCACGGCACCATCCACACGGACAGCAAGTCGAAGATCGCCACGGCGCTCATCTACCTCAATCCGATGTGGCCGGACACCAGCGACGGCTGCCTGCGCTTCCTCAACGCCATCGACAACATCGACGACACGGTGATCCCCGAGTTGAAGCCGCTCTATGGCGAGTTCGCGGTGTTCAAGCGTGCCGACAATTCCTTCCACGGCCACCTGCCCTACGAGGGCGAGCGCCGGGTAATCCAGGTGGCGTGGCTCACCTCCGAGGAAGAGAAGAACCGCAAGACCAAGCGGGGCAAGTTCTCCCGGGCGTTCAAGAAGATTTTCGGCAAGCTCGATCGCAAGGTGGGGGCGGATCGGGATCGCAATGCCTCGCACCGCGATTGA
- the dnaK gene encoding molecular chaperone DnaK, producing MAKIIGIDLGTTNSCVAVMEGTTARVIENAEGDRTTPSIVAFTKDNEVLVGAPAKRQAVTNAKNTFYAVKRLIGRKFTDAEVQKDIKLVPYGIVAHDNGDAWVQTADGKKMAPQEISSKVLMKMKKTAEDFLGESVTEAVITVPAYFNDSQRQATKDAGKIAGLDVKRIINEPTAAALAYGLDKSSTADRKIAVYDLGGGTFDVSIIEIANVDGEKQFEVLATNGNTFLGGEDFDNRVIDYLVEEFKKEQGIDLRQDQLALQRLKDAAERAKIELSSSHQTDVNLPYVTADASGPKHLNIKLTRAKLESLVEDLVKGTIEPCRTALNDAGLRVSDIHEVILVGGQTRMPKVQEAVKDFFGKEARKDVNPDEAVAVGAAIQGGVLGGSVKDVLLLDVTPLSLGIETMGGVMTKLIEKNTTVPTKASQVFSTADDNQTAVTVHVLQGERERANANKSLGKFDLQGIRPAPRGTPQIEVTFDIDANGILHVSAKDKDTGKEQKIEIKAGSGLSDEEIQRMVADAEANREEDKKFHELVQVRNKADQLVHGTRSQLKEHGGKIPAEQLANIDAAVSELEKVKDGDDKMAIESKIANLEQVAQALYAAAQNGGASDTAQQSAPGGGSAQPDDVVDAEFTEVKDDKK from the coding sequence ATGGCCAAGATCATCGGCATCGACCTCGGTACCACCAACAGCTGCGTGGCAGTGATGGAAGGTACGACCGCTCGCGTCATCGAGAACGCCGAGGGCGATCGCACCACGCCGTCCATCGTCGCGTTCACCAAGGACAACGAAGTCCTCGTCGGTGCGCCGGCCAAGCGCCAGGCCGTCACCAACGCCAAGAACACCTTCTACGCGGTGAAGCGCCTCATCGGCCGCAAGTTCACCGACGCCGAGGTGCAGAAGGACATCAAGCTCGTTCCCTACGGCATCGTCGCGCATGACAACGGCGACGCCTGGGTGCAGACGGCCGACGGCAAGAAGATGGCGCCGCAGGAGATCTCCTCCAAGGTGCTGATGAAGATGAAGAAGACCGCCGAAGACTTCCTCGGCGAGTCGGTGACCGAAGCGGTCATCACCGTGCCGGCCTACTTCAACGACAGCCAGCGCCAGGCCACCAAGGACGCCGGCAAGATCGCCGGCCTCGACGTCAAGCGCATCATCAACGAGCCCACCGCGGCCGCGCTGGCGTACGGCCTCGACAAGAGCTCCACGGCGGACCGCAAGATCGCCGTGTACGACCTCGGCGGCGGCACGTTCGACGTGTCCATCATCGAGATCGCCAACGTCGACGGCGAGAAGCAGTTCGAGGTGCTCGCCACCAACGGCAACACCTTCCTGGGCGGCGAAGACTTCGACAACCGCGTCATCGATTACCTGGTGGAGGAGTTCAAGAAGGAGCAGGGCATCGACCTGCGCCAGGACCAGCTCGCCCTGCAGCGCCTGAAGGACGCCGCCGAGCGCGCGAAGATCGAGCTCTCCTCGTCGCACCAGACCGACGTCAACCTGCCGTACGTCACTGCCGACGCCTCGGGCCCGAAGCACCTGAACATCAAGCTCACCCGCGCCAAGCTCGAGTCGCTGGTGGAAGACCTGGTCAAGGGCACCATCGAGCCGTGCCGTACCGCGCTCAACGACGCCGGCCTTCGCGTATCCGACATCCACGAGGTCATCCTCGTCGGTGGCCAGACCCGCATGCCCAAGGTGCAGGAAGCGGTGAAGGACTTCTTCGGCAAGGAAGCGCGCAAGGACGTCAACCCGGATGAAGCCGTGGCCGTCGGTGCCGCCATCCAGGGTGGCGTGCTGGGCGGTTCGGTGAAGGACGTCCTCCTGCTCGACGTCACCCCGCTGTCGCTCGGCATCGAGACGATGGGCGGCGTGATGACCAAGCTCATCGAGAAGAACACCACGGTGCCGACCAAGGCGTCGCAGGTGTTCTCCACCGCCGACGACAACCAGACGGCCGTCACCGTGCACGTGCTGCAGGGCGAGCGTGAGCGCGCCAACGCCAACAAGTCGCTGGGCAAGTTCGACCTTCAGGGCATCCGCCCGGCGCCGCGCGGCACGCCGCAGATCGAGGTCACCTTCGATATCGACGCCAACGGCATCCTGCACGTCTCGGCGAAGGACAAGGACACCGGCAAGGAACAGAAGATCGAGATCAAGGCCGGTTCGGGCCTGTCCGATGAAGAAATCCAGCGCATGGTGGCCGATGCCGAAGCCAATCGCGAGGAAGACAAGAAGTTCCACGAGCTCGTGCAGGTGCGCAACAAGGCCGACCAGCTCGTCCACGGCACCCGCAGCCAGCTGAAGGAGCACGGCGGCAAGATCCCGGCCGAGCAGCTGGCCAACATCGACGCCGCGGTGTCGGAACTGGAAAAGGTCAAGGACGGCGACGACAAGATGGCCATCGAGTCCAAGATCGCCAACCTGGAGCAGGTGGCCCAGGCGCTCTACGCGGCGGCGCAGAACGGTGGCGCTTCGGATACCGCGCAGCAGTCGGCACCGGGCGGCGGTTCGGCCCAGCCCGACGACGTGGTCGATGCGGAGTTCACCGAAGTCAAGGACGACAAGAAGTAA
- the carA gene encoding glutamine-hydrolyzing carbamoyl-phosphate synthase small subunit, whose translation MRTPALLALEDGSVFYGHAVGARGETVGEVVFNTAMTGYQEILTDPSYNQQIVTLTYPHIGNTGTNPIDVEAPRVHAAGLIVRDVPRLASNWRSQEPLPHYLERHNVVAIAGIDTRRLTRILREKGALNGCIVAGDAIDAEAAVAKAKAFPGLNGMDLAKVVSTTATYQWTEGVYDLDKQAFFNPPKKFRVVAYDYGVKQNILRLLAGRGVDITVVPAQTPAADVLAMNPDGIFLANGPGDPAACDYAIESTKTILDTKIPVFGICLGHQIMALAIGAKTLKMKFGHHGANHPVKDHDTGRVLISSQNHGFAVDPATLPANVRITHTSLFDGSLQGFALTDRPAFCFQGHPEASPGPEDVGYLFDTFIAAMEAHKAKQAS comes from the coding sequence ATGCGTACTCCTGCTCTGCTTGCTCTCGAAGACGGCAGCGTTTTTTACGGCCACGCGGTCGGTGCCCGGGGCGAAACGGTCGGCGAGGTGGTGTTCAACACCGCCATGACCGGCTATCAGGAAATCCTGACCGACCCCTCGTACAACCAGCAGATCGTCACCCTGACGTATCCGCACATCGGCAACACCGGCACCAACCCGATCGATGTCGAAGCACCGCGCGTGCACGCGGCCGGTCTGATCGTGCGCGACGTGCCGCGCCTGGCGAGCAACTGGCGTAGCCAGGAGCCCCTGCCGCACTACCTCGAGCGCCACAACGTGGTCGCCATCGCCGGCATCGACACCCGTCGCCTGACCCGCATCCTGCGCGAGAAGGGCGCGCTCAACGGCTGCATCGTGGCCGGCGACGCCATCGACGCCGAGGCGGCCGTGGCCAAGGCGAAGGCCTTCCCGGGCCTCAACGGCATGGACCTGGCCAAGGTCGTCAGCACCACCGCCACCTACCAGTGGACCGAAGGCGTCTACGACCTCGACAAGCAGGCGTTCTTCAACCCGCCGAAGAAGTTCCGCGTGGTGGCCTACGACTACGGCGTGAAGCAGAACATCCTGCGCCTGCTGGCCGGGCGCGGCGTCGACATCACCGTGGTGCCCGCGCAGACGCCGGCCGCCGACGTGCTGGCGATGAATCCCGACGGCATCTTCCTCGCCAACGGCCCGGGCGACCCGGCCGCGTGCGATTACGCCATCGAATCCACCAAGACCATCCTCGACACGAAGATCCCGGTCTTCGGTATCTGCCTGGGCCACCAGATCATGGCCCTGGCCATCGGCGCGAAGACGCTCAAGATGAAGTTCGGCCACCACGGTGCCAACCACCCGGTGAAAGACCACGACACCGGCCGCGTGCTGATCAGCTCGCAGAACCACGGCTTCGCCGTGGACCCGGCCACGCTGCCGGCCAACGTGCGCATCACCCACACCTCGCTGTTCGACGGCTCGCTGCAGGGCTTCGCCCTGACCGACCGCCCGGCGTTCTGTTTCCAGGGCCACCCCGAAGCGAGCCCGGGCCCGGAAGACGTCGGCTACCTGTTCGACACGTTCATTGCCGCGATGGAAGCGCACAAGGCGAAGCAGGCGTCCTGA
- the dapB gene encoding 4-hydroxy-tetrahydrodipicolinate reductase: MTRPIRLAISGASGRMGRALLDLVRDDGRFELVGAVVSSHSAHLGKSAYGDVSPVRFSEWNDVEGIDVWVDFSGPEGLALALDRCEASGAALVTGTTGLSADLEQRLSRAAERIAVLRAANFSLGVAVLTRLLREAAAALPGWDLDIVEAHHNRKEDAPSGTALALGHAAAAGRGATLDELAVYAREGRPGARKAGTIGFAVVRGGDIVGEHQALLMGQGERIELGHRATDRSIFARGAIEAAAWIAGRAPGSWTIEDVIAANV, from the coding sequence ATGACCCGCCCCATCCGCCTCGCCATCAGCGGCGCCTCCGGCCGAATGGGCCGTGCCTTGCTCGACCTCGTGCGCGACGATGGACGCTTCGAACTCGTGGGCGCCGTCGTTTCTTCCCACTCCGCTCATCTGGGCAAGTCCGCCTACGGTGATGTCTCGCCCGTGCGCTTCAGCGAATGGAACGATGTCGAAGGCATCGACGTATGGGTCGACTTCAGTGGTCCGGAAGGCCTCGCCCTGGCGCTCGATCGGTGCGAAGCGAGCGGCGCGGCACTGGTCACCGGCACCACGGGGCTGTCCGCGGATCTGGAACAGCGTCTTTCGCGCGCCGCCGAGCGTATCGCCGTATTGCGGGCCGCGAATTTCAGCCTCGGCGTGGCCGTGCTTACGCGACTCCTCCGTGAAGCTGCCGCGGCGCTGCCGGGCTGGGATCTCGATATCGTCGAAGCCCATCACAATCGCAAGGAAGACGCGCCCTCCGGTACGGCATTGGCGCTCGGCCATGCGGCAGCGGCCGGTCGTGGCGCCACGCTCGACGAACTGGCCGTGTATGCCCGGGAGGGCCGTCCCGGAGCGCGTAAGGCCGGCACCATCGGTTTCGCCGTGGTGCGCGGTGGCGACATCGTCGGCGAGCACCAGGCGTTGCTGATGGGGCAGGGCGAACGGATCGAGCTTGGCCACCGGGCCACGGATCGATCGATTTTCGCCCGCGGGGCCATCGAGGCCGCCGCGTGGATCGCGGGGCGCGCGCCGGGATCGTGGACCATCGAAGACGTCATCGCCGCGAACGTCTGA
- the grpE gene encoding nucleotide exchange factor GrpE: MQNNDPHAPGQAAEGPDDGVNADLEALTARLGALETELSQARETVLRERAEIENQRRRLQRDLDQARRFANEKLLGELLPVYDGIALGLANENADAKTLREGLELTLKQLEKVTQANGLTVVDPLHQPFNPDHHQAISAVESNEHAPNTVVAVVQKGFVLNDRLLRPALVAVVRDN; the protein is encoded by the coding sequence ATGCAAAACAACGATCCCCACGCGCCGGGCCAGGCCGCTGAAGGCCCGGACGACGGCGTGAATGCCGACCTCGAGGCCTTGACCGCCCGCCTGGGCGCCCTTGAGACCGAGCTGTCCCAGGCGCGCGAGACCGTGCTGCGCGAACGGGCGGAGATCGAAAACCAGCGCCGCCGCCTTCAGCGCGACCTCGACCAGGCCCGCCGTTTCGCCAACGAGAAGCTCCTGGGCGAGTTGCTGCCGGTCTACGACGGCATCGCGCTGGGCCTGGCCAACGAGAACGCCGACGCGAAGACGCTGCGCGAGGGCCTGGAGCTCACGCTCAAGCAGTTGGAGAAGGTCACACAGGCCAATGGCCTTACCGTGGTCGATCCGCTGCACCAGCCGTTCAACCCCGATCACCACCAGGCGATCAGCGCGGTCGAGTCCAACGAGCATGCACCCAACACCGTCGTGGCCGTGGTCCAGAAGGGCTTCGTGCTGAACGACCGTCTGCTGCGTCCGGCGCTCGTCGCCGTGGTGCGCGACAACTGA
- the carB gene encoding carbamoyl-phosphate synthase large subunit, whose translation MPKRTDLKTILIIGAGPIVIGQACEFDYSGAQACKALKEEGYRVVLVNSNPATIMTDPGTADAVYIEPINWQTVERIIAKERPDAVLPTMGGQTGLNCALDLADNGVLEKYGVELIGASREAIRMAEDRDLFRKAMADIGLECPKAAVARSMEQALEIQTTVGFPTIIRPSFTLGGSGGGIAYNKEEFVEIVGRGLELSPVHEVLVEESVLGWKEFEMEVVRDKADNCIIVCSIENFDPMGVHTGDSITVAPAQTLTDKEYQRLRNASIAVLRKIGVDTGGSNVQFGINAEDGRVVVIEMNPRVSRSSALASKATGFPIAKVAAKLAVGYTLDELKNDITGGLTPASFEPSIDYVVTKIPRFAFEKFPAADARLTTQMKSVGEVMAMGRTFHESMQKALRGLEIGKTGLNPTGLDIGSEEGFQTLKRELREPRPDRVFHVADAFRAGLSLEEVHDLTRIDPWFLAAFEDIVMTEGEVQRQGLTALDEPRMRELKRMGFSDARLAELVGTDEAAVRHLRRTLGVRPVYKRVDSCAAEFATTTAYMYSTYEEECEANPTNKDKIIVLGGGPNRIGQGIEFDYCCVHAALALREDGFETIMVNCNPETVSTDYDTSDRLYFEPLTLEDVLEIVDLEKPKGVIVQYGGQTPLKLARALEAAGVPVIGTSADSIDLAEDRERFQKMIQKLDLKQPPNRTARNADEALALAREIGYPLVVRPSYVLGGRAMEIVYADADLSRYIREAVQVSNESPVLLDRFLDHAVEVDVDIVADAEGNVLVGGIMEHIEEAGVHSGDSSCSLPPYSLSPEVQDEMRRQVKLMAQELKVVGLMNTQFAIQGDDVFILEVNPRASRTVPFVCKATGMSLAKIAARAMAGRTLAEQGATKEIIPSYYSVKEAIFPFLKFQNVDPILGPEMRSTGEVMGVGRTFGAAFARGHEAAGIKAPPKGKVFMSVRDADKDRLLPIAKDVAERGYAIVATAGTARFLQDNGVTCERINKVLEGRPHIVDLIKNGEVVYIVNTTEGKQAISDSFSIRREALQQRVTYSTTVAGARALVHSLDFHTDPEVNSLQDLHKELHA comes from the coding sequence ATGCCAAAGCGCACCGACCTCAAGACCATCCTCATCATCGGCGCCGGCCCGATCGTCATCGGCCAGGCCTGCGAGTTCGACTACTCCGGCGCCCAGGCCTGCAAGGCGCTGAAGGAAGAGGGTTACCGCGTCGTCCTGGTCAATTCGAACCCGGCGACGATCATGACCGATCCCGGCACGGCCGACGCCGTGTACATCGAGCCGATCAACTGGCAGACCGTCGAGCGCATCATCGCCAAGGAGCGCCCGGATGCCGTGCTGCCCACGATGGGCGGCCAGACGGGCCTCAACTGCGCGCTCGACCTCGCCGACAACGGCGTGCTCGAGAAGTACGGCGTCGAGCTGATCGGCGCCTCGCGCGAAGCCATCCGCATGGCCGAAGACCGCGACCTGTTCCGCAAGGCCATGGCCGACATCGGCCTGGAGTGCCCCAAGGCCGCGGTGGCCCGCTCGATGGAGCAGGCGCTGGAGATCCAGACCACCGTCGGCTTCCCGACGATCATCCGTCCCAGCTTCACCCTGGGCGGCTCGGGCGGCGGCATCGCCTACAACAAGGAAGAATTCGTCGAGATCGTCGGCCGCGGCCTCGAACTCTCGCCCGTGCACGAAGTGCTGGTCGAGGAGTCGGTGCTGGGCTGGAAGGAATTCGAGATGGAAGTGGTCCGCGACAAGGCGGACAACTGCATCATCGTCTGCTCGATCGAAAACTTCGACCCGATGGGCGTACACACAGGCGACTCGATCACCGTCGCCCCGGCGCAGACGCTCACCGACAAGGAATACCAGCGCCTGCGCAACGCCTCCATCGCGGTGCTGCGCAAGATCGGCGTCGACACCGGCGGTTCCAACGTGCAGTTCGGCATCAACGCCGAAGACGGCCGTGTCGTGGTCATCGAGATGAACCCGCGCGTGTCGCGTTCCTCGGCGCTGGCCTCCAAGGCCACCGGCTTCCCGATCGCGAAGGTCGCCGCCAAGCTCGCCGTGGGCTACACGCTCGACGAACTCAAGAACGACATCACCGGCGGCCTCACCCCGGCCTCGTTCGAGCCGTCGATCGACTACGTCGTCACCAAGATCCCGCGCTTCGCCTTCGAGAAGTTCCCGGCGGCCGACGCGCGCCTCACCACGCAGATGAAGTCGGTGGGCGAGGTGATGGCCATGGGCCGCACGTTCCACGAGTCGATGCAGAAGGCCTTGCGCGGCCTGGAAATCGGCAAGACGGGCCTCAATCCCACCGGTCTCGACATCGGCAGCGAAGAGGGCTTCCAGACGCTCAAGCGCGAGCTGCGCGAACCGCGTCCCGACCGCGTGTTCCACGTGGCCGACGCTTTCCGCGCGGGCCTTTCGCTGGAAGAAGTGCACGACCTCACCCGCATCGATCCGTGGTTCCTCGCCGCGTTCGAAGACATCGTGATGACCGAAGGCGAAGTGCAGCGCCAGGGCCTCACCGCGCTCGACGAGCCGCGCATGCGAGAATTGAAGCGCATGGGCTTCTCCGACGCGCGCCTGGCCGAGCTGGTGGGCACCGACGAAGCCGCCGTGCGCCACCTGCGTCGCACGCTGGGCGTGCGCCCGGTCTACAAGCGCGTCGACTCCTGCGCCGCCGAATTCGCCACCACCACCGCGTACATGTATTCCACGTACGAGGAGGAATGCGAGGCGAACCCGACGAATAAGGACAAGATCATCGTGCTGGGCGGCGGTCCGAACCGCATCGGCCAGGGCATCGAGTTCGACTACTGCTGCGTGCACGCGGCGCTCGCCCTGCGCGAGGATGGTTTCGAAACCATCATGGTCAACTGCAACCCGGAAACCGTGTCCACCGACTACGACACCTCCGACCGCCTGTATTTCGAGCCGCTCACGCTCGAAGACGTGCTGGAGATCGTCGACCTCGAGAAGCCCAAGGGCGTGATCGTGCAGTACGGCGGCCAGACGCCGCTCAAGCTCGCCCGCGCGCTCGAGGCCGCCGGCGTGCCGGTGATCGGCACCAGCGCCGATTCCATCGACCTGGCCGAAGACCGCGAACGCTTCCAGAAGATGATCCAGAAGCTGGATCTCAAGCAGCCGCCGAACCGCACCGCGCGCAACGCCGACGAGGCGCTGGCCCTGGCCCGCGAGATCGGCTATCCCCTGGTGGTGCGCCCGAGCTACGTGCTGGGCGGCCGCGCCATGGAAATCGTCTACGCCGACGCCGACCTCTCGCGCTACATCCGCGAGGCCGTGCAGGTGTCCAACGAGTCGCCGGTGCTGCTCGACCGCTTCCTCGACCATGCGGTGGAGGTCGACGTCGACATCGTGGCCGATGCCGAGGGCAACGTGCTGGTGGGCGGCATCATGGAGCACATCGAGGAGGCCGGCGTGCACTCGGGCGACTCCTCGTGCTCGCTGCCGCCGTATTCCCTCTCGCCGGAAGTACAGGACGAAATGCGCCGCCAGGTGAAGCTGATGGCGCAGGAGCTGAAGGTCGTGGGCCTCATGAACACGCAGTTCGCCATCCAGGGCGACGACGTGTTCATCCTCGAGGTGAATCCCCGCGCCTCGCGCACCGTGCCGTTCGTCTGCAAGGCCACCGGCATGTCGCTGGCGAAGATCGCCGCGCGCGCCATGGCGGGCCGCACGCTGGCCGAGCAGGGGGCCACGAAGGAGATCATCCCTTCGTACTACTCGGTGAAGGAAGCCATCTTCCCGTTCCTGAAGTTCCAGAACGTCGACCCGATCCTCGGTCCCGAGATGCGCTCCACCGGTGAGGTGATGGGCGTGGGCCGCACCTTCGGCGCCGCGTTCGCGCGCGGCCACGAAGCCGCGGGCATCAAGGCGCCGCCGAAGGGCAAGGTGTTCATGTCGGTGCGTGACGCCGACAAGGACCGCCTGCTGCCCATCGCGAAGGACGTGGCCGAGCGCGGCTACGCCATCGTGGCCACGGCGGGCACGGCCAGGTTCCTCCAGGACAACGGCGTGACCTGCGAGCGCATCAACAAGGTGCTCGAGGGCCGTCCGCACATCGTCGACCTGATCAAGAACGGCGAGGTCGTCTACATCGTCAACACGACGGAAGGCAAGCAGGCCATCTCGGACTCCTTCTCGATCCGTCGCGAGGCCTTGCAACAGCGCGTCACGTATTCCACGACCGTCGCGGGCGCGCGTGCCCTGGTGCACTCGCTCGACTTCCACACCGATCC
- a CDS encoding sodium:calcium antiporter yields MLLTCFLFLVSAGAIYFACEYFVNGVEWFGRKLNLGATATGTVLAAFGTALPESAVTFVAVMFGKTPQARDIGVGAALGGPLVLATIAYAVVGFALYAGRKRLKRPDLRIRVDNQRLARDQSWFLAIFVVKVGLGLVAFALKPWLGVLFLLAYALYVWREMRDDTSAPEDEELEPLSFRPRDERPPMGWVMLQTGLALLVIAVASRTFVWQLEAFGDFFHLSPHIVALVLSPVATELPETVNALIWVRQGKERLALANISGAMMIQATIPSSMALFATPWLFDTPLIVAGVVTMVAVIALWAMFRRGAVEARWLMPIGLLYGVFAVFVGWYFGSR; encoded by the coding sequence ATGCTGCTGACATGCTTTCTTTTCCTGGTGTCCGCCGGGGCCATCTATTTCGCCTGCGAATATTTCGTCAATGGCGTGGAGTGGTTCGGGCGCAAGCTCAACCTCGGTGCCACGGCCACGGGTACGGTCCTGGCCGCCTTCGGTACCGCCCTGCCCGAAAGCGCGGTCACCTTCGTGGCGGTGATGTTCGGCAAGACGCCCCAGGCGCGGGACATCGGCGTGGGAGCCGCCCTGGGTGGGCCGCTGGTGCTGGCGACCATTGCCTACGCCGTGGTCGGATTCGCTTTATATGCAGGCCGCAAGCGCTTGAAACGCCCCGATTTGCGCATCCGGGTGGATAACCAGCGCCTCGCGCGCGACCAGTCATGGTTTCTCGCCATCTTCGTGGTGAAAGTGGGCCTGGGGCTCGTGGCCTTCGCCTTGAAGCCCTGGCTGGGCGTGCTTTTCCTCTTGGCTTACGCGCTCTACGTCTGGCGCGAGATGCGCGACGACACCAGCGCGCCGGAAGACGAAGAACTGGAGCCGCTGAGCTTTCGCCCGCGTGACGAGCGTCCCCCGATGGGCTGGGTGATGCTGCAGACCGGCCTGGCCCTGCTGGTGATCGCCGTGGCCTCGCGCACCTTCGTCTGGCAGCTGGAAGCCTTCGGGGATTTCTTCCACCTCTCGCCCCATATCGTGGCGCTGGTGCTGAGCCCGGTGGCGACGGAATTGCCGGAAACGGTCAATGCGCTGATCTGGGTACGCCAGGGCAAGGAGCGACTGGCCCTGGCGAACATTTCGGGCGCCATGATGATCCAGGCCACCATTCCCAGTTCGATGGCGCTGTTCGCCACGCCTTGGTTGTTCGATACGCCGCTGATCGTGGCGGGTGTCGTCACCATGGTGGCCGTGATCGCGCTATGGGCGATGTTCCGGCGCGGGGCGGTCGAGGCGCGCTGGCTGATGCCGATCGGGTTGCTGTACGGGGTGTTTGCGGTGTTCGTGGGGTGGTACTTCGGCTCGCGATAA
- the dnaJ gene encoding molecular chaperone DnaJ, which translates to MSSKRDYYEILGVERTVTEGDLKKTFRRVAMKYHPDRNPDDPEAIEKFKEAKEAYDVLSDAQKRAAYDQYGHAAFEGGGFGRGGGAGFGDVGDIFGDIFGDIFGGGGGRQRARRGADLRYMMDLDLEEAVFGVEKKIDIPTQVNCHHCNGSGSEDGKVSTCSTCAGHGRVRMQNGIFSIQQACPTCHGSGQKIDKPCKKCHGEGRIEEERTLSVRIPAGVDNGDRIRLTGQGEAGPAGSPAGDLYVEVRVREHAIFQRDGSDLYCEMPIRFAQAALGTDLMVPTLEGEIAVSVPPETQTGHQFRLRGRGVKSVRGGRTGDLICTVVVETPVRLTKEQRELLQQLEATFVGDEASKHTPRSNSFMDGVKDFWSRVTS; encoded by the coding sequence ATGAGCAGCAAACGCGACTACTACGAAATTCTCGGCGTCGAACGCACCGTGACCGAGGGCGACCTCAAGAAGACCTTTCGCCGCGTCGCGATGAAGTACCACCCCGACCGCAATCCGGACGACCCGGAGGCGATCGAGAAATTCAAGGAGGCCAAGGAGGCCTACGACGTACTCTCCGACGCGCAGAAGCGCGCGGCGTACGATCAGTACGGCCATGCGGCCTTCGAGGGCGGCGGTTTCGGCCGCGGTGGCGGTGCCGGTTTCGGCGACGTGGGCGACATTTTCGGCGATATCTTCGGCGACATCTTCGGCGGCGGTGGCGGGCGCCAGCGCGCGCGTCGCGGTGCCGACCTGCGCTACATGATGGACCTCGACCTCGAAGAGGCCGTGTTCGGCGTCGAGAAGAAGATCGACATCCCCACCCAGGTCAACTGCCACCACTGCAACGGTTCGGGTTCGGAAGACGGTAAGGTCTCCACCTGTTCCACCTGCGCCGGCCATGGCCGCGTGCGCATGCAGAACGGCATCTTCTCCATCCAGCAGGCCTGCCCGACCTGCCACGGCTCGGGCCAGAAGATCGACAAGCCCTGCAAGAAATGCCACGGCGAAGGCCGTATCGAGGAGGAGCGCACGCTCTCGGTGCGCATCCCGGCCGGCGTGGACAACGGCGACCGTATCCGCCTCACCGGGCAGGGCGAAGCCGGTCCGGCCGGCTCGCCGGCGGGCGATCTCTACGTGGAAGTGCGCGTGCGCGAACACGCGATCTTCCAGCGCGACGGCAGCGACCTCTATTGCGAGATGCCCATCCGATTCGCGCAAGCCGCGCTCGGAACCGACCTGATGGTGCCGACGCTCGAAGGCGAAATCGCCGTGAGCGTGCCGCCGGAAACGCAGACCGGCCATCAGTTCCGCCTGCGCGGCCGTGGCGTGAAGTCCGTGCGTGGCGGTCGCACGGGCGATCTCATCTGCACGGTGGTGGTCGAGACGCCGGTGCGGTTGACCAAGGAACAGCGCGAACTGCTGCAGCAGCTGGAAGCCACCTTCGTCGGCGACGAGGCATCGAAGCACACGCCACGTTCGAACAGCTTCATGGATGGCGTCAAGGACTTCTGGTCGCGCGTGACCTCCTGA